The bacterium nucleotide sequence TGAGTGAAGATGTGGAGATATTAGGAGAGGCGGCAAGATTATGTAAGGATAAAAGACCAATTCTTTATGCGGCGACATCAGATAATTATCAAAAAGTCGCACAGATTAGCAAGGAAAATAATTGTCCGATTGTTGCCAGAGGAAATGGTCTGGAAGAACTGGCGACACTCACAGATAATTTAGTCAAAACCGGGATTAAGGATATAGTCTTAGATTCAAATCCATCAACCTTAAAACAGGCTTATGAAGACCAGATATTCACTCGCAGGCTTTCATTACTTAAAGCCTTTCGTCCCTTAGGATTTCCAACAATTGCTTTTCCTTGTGAGATGGCGGATAATCTAATGGAGGAAAGTCTAATCGGCACAGTGTTTATCTCAAAATACGCCGGGATAGTGATTTTTTCAGATATTCAACCTCACCACATGTTACCTCTTTTAGTCTATCGCTTAAATCTCTTTACCGACCCACAACGACCATTGACGATGGATGAAGGAATCTACGAATTTGGCAATCCGGATGCGAATTCTCC carries:
- the acsC gene encoding acetyl-CoA decarbonylase/synthase complex subunit gamma encodes the protein MALTGVQIFKKLPQTNCKECNFPTCLAFAMALASAKTEIEKCPYVSEDVKSELAEASAPPIRGVKIGSGETAITIGEETVLFRHEKRFEHPTAFGVLITDEENETEITRKIKALNETKYLRVGVELKPELAALKNTSKNKETFMKLVNTARDSVSGCLMLMSEDVEILGEAARLCKDKRPILYAATSDNYQKVAQISKENNCPIVARGNGLEELATLTDNLVKTGIKDIVLDSNPSTLKQAYEDQIFTRRLSLLKAFRPLGFPTIAFPCEMADNLMEESLIGTVFISKYAGIVIFSDIQPHHMLPLLVYRLNLFTDPQRPLTMDEGIYEFGNPDANSP